The sequence TGATGCACCTATTGAATTTGATTTTCGAAAAAACGGATATTACTACACTGATTCAACATTTTCTCTAAATCAGGTAATGCTGAAGGAAGGAGAACTTCTTACACTTTCAACAATTCTACCGCTTATGGAGCAGTATAAGAATACCCCCATGGAAAAATCCTTCCGTGATTTGATGAATAAGCTGATTCAAATGCTTCCTGATTCTATTACTGTTGATTCAGCTCTCATTAATAATGAAGTTCATTTTATTTCTGATCCAATTACAACTTTTGAAGACGGTGTTTTTGAGAACGTTCTGAAGGCAACAAAGCTTCATCAAACTTTGAATATGGAATATAAGACCGCCAGAGATTCAAATTATCAAAGCAGATTGTTTGATCCTTATCATATTATCTGCCAGAAAGGAAGCTGGTACTTACTGGGTTACTCACACCACTCCCAGGCAATCAGGCTTTACGCAATGCCCCGAATGCGAAACTGTATCATTACAAAAGACAAGTTTTCTATTCCAAAAGATTTCAAATTGGAAGACCATATTGATGTTCAGATGGGTGCCTGGGGAAACAGTGGCGAACAATTTAAAGTTGAAATTGAATTTGTAAAAAGCTTAAAGACTTATGTAATGGAACGAACCTGGCATAAAGACCAGGTTATTCGCGAAAATCCAGACGGAACAGTATATCTTTCCTTTGAAACAAACCAGCTCAACCAGACTGCTTCATGGATTATGTCATTCACAGGTGGTGCAAAAGCATTGAATCCACCAGAGTTAAGGGAACAGATTAAGGAGGCTGCTCAGAGAATTCTGGGTGAACTATAAATAATTACTCAAACTCCTCTGTAAGATATATCAGCTATATAAGGGCTAAAATACAACACAAATCATCTTCCCGAACGGGAAAATATTTTCGCATATCAGGTCTTTTTTTATTGATTTTCCCGTTCGGGAAAGTTATATCACCTTCCGTTTTCGGAAGATCGGCCAATTTAAATATTAACGTGATTAGCTGACTTTGTGTCAGAGTCTTTTTGATCGGAATCATCCTTACCTGCTTTATAAAGTCTTCCGCCATCATGCTCCAGTCCCTGGGGAAAAGCGGCAAATCCACCCTGCTCGCCCTGCTCCGGGATGTAATCGTCTTTGTGCCTTCCTCAATTATTCTGGCAATGACCAGTCACAACATCGTCACCATGCTCTGGGCTTCTTTAATCAGCGACGTAATATCATTCGTTTTTGCAGTAATTTTTATAAAAGGCAGAAAGTAAGAAAATCATTGGACAGTTCGCCTGAATGGTCATAATGTCCGTGAGCTGCATCACAGCCGCTATCACCGATTTCATTTTCAACAAGATTTATGATTCGCATTCTTTATACATTCTAAAAACTGATTTGTCTTTTTCACTTGGATTCTTCTCCAAGAGCAAAAATACAATTCCGCACAAAATAATCTGCACGAAAGTTGATGACGGAGTTGCAAGACCGATTCTAAAAAGTGTTGGATTCAGCGTACGGCTCATTAAATACGAAACCGGAATTCGTACGCCGAACGCACCAATGATTCCCTGAATCATAACAAAGGAAGTTTTTCCGCAGCCGTTAAAATATCCGATAAAGCAGAAAAGAAAAGAAACAAAAAGAGTGTCGATGGCATAAGCTTTAAGATATGAATGAGCAGCAGCAACTACTTTTCCGTCTTTTGAAAAAATTGCAGCCAGAAGATTTCCGTGGAAGAAAGCAAAATATCCCATAAAAAGACCGCAGGCCAGAGAGGCCGCAATGGAATACAGCAAGGCTTTTTTTGCACGGTCATATTTTTCTGCTCCGACATTCTGAGCAACAAAAGCACTCAAAGACTGAGAAAATGCAGAAGGAACAAGCATGATGAATCCGCAGACCCGTTCTGCAACTCCTACTCCAGCCGAAGCAATAAGACCAAGCCCGTTAATGATTGCCGCAATCACAAGAAACGAAACCGTAACAAGTCCGTCCTGAAGTGAAATTGGCGCACCTGTTTTACAGACTAAGGCCACAAGATTTCCCTGCCAGCGGATATTCTTTTTTGAAAGAGCAAAAGGAAGGCCTCTTTTTTTTGCAGCAGTCAGACAGAAAAAAACACTGAGAGCCTGAGCAATCACAGTTGCCAGGGCAGCCCCGCTTGCAGCCATATGAAAAACCGCAACAAAAAGAAGATCTCCAAAAATATTAATGATGCAGGCAACAAGTACCGTCAGAAGCGGAGTTTTAGAATCTCCCATTCCCCTGAAAACACCGCCCATCATATTGTAAGCTGTTATAAAAACCGTTCCTGCCGAACAGATGTGAACATACCTGCAGGTTTTATCAAAGGCTTCTTCTGGAGTCTGCATAAGAAGTGCAAACGGCTCTGTAAGAAAAATCATCAGGACAGTAACAACAATTGCAAGCAGGGCAAAAAAGATTACACTCGTTCCCACAATATCTGCGGCCTTTTCTTTTTTCCCGGCACCCAAAGCCTGTCCCATCTGAATGGTTGTACCCATAGCAAGCCCAACGATTATAAAAGTTATGGTCTGCATCATCATGGTTCCGGTTGCTACAGCAGAAACATCAGCAGCATTTCCAAACTGCCCTACAATCAGCAGATCAACCGCACCATAAAAGGACTGTAAGAACAAAGCCCCGAGAACTGGAAGCGCAAAACGTAAAAGCCGTGGAGCAATTTTCCCGGATGTAAACAAAGTTGTCTCAGACATGAATCCTCCAAAAACAAAAGACTGAATAAAATTCCGGCATTTTCTCCCCTGCACCCTGCCGATTAAAGAAGAGGATACAAATGGTAAGTTAGTTTTGACTGCCTTTTACTGCCAGTACTGATTCAGATATTTTTCAAAGATGTATCCCTTTTTCTTTCCATCTGAATATTCAATCTGAATCCAGTGGCCTTTGTAGTTGTCAATGTCATAAAAGTATGGATCAATTGCAATGACTTTTACTTTTTCCCCGTTATTAAGCCTGTCAATTTTTTTTCCGGAAAGACCTGCTGAATCCCGGATGTTTACATTTGAATCAATGAGGCAGGTTTCCTTCTCATATCCGTTATAAGGAATTAAAGTTTTTACTCCTGCAGATATAAGAACTTTCTTCATTTCTTCACTCTTTGCAAAAGAAAGAAGGTTACATGTATGGTTATAACTACCTCCTCCGTCTGATTCTTTTGAACCCATGCAGATAATTTTGTTAACATCCTTTACATATGGAAGAACTGTCTTTACCATTTCCACATCATCCAGGTCCACGGCTTTACGTACAGGAGATGCGTGTGAAAACTGACCGTTGAAAGAAGCAAAATCTGCAAGTTCATTTTTCCATTCAAGAACTTTCCTTACGCTTTTTGAATCTTTCTGTTCAATAAGATACTGCAGGGGATTATCTGATCCGCCGTATGACGGATAAAAAATTCCATAAGCTGCATCAATGGCTTTAAAGGCATTCAATATAAAGTCAGGATTTTTTGTTTCTGCAATTATCGTAATTACATCTTTCTGAAGTTCTTCATTGAAATCTGAAGGAGAAAGCTGATGGTCCAGCATTTTGCCTAATTCACTTGAATCACATTTTTTTACGGCATTAATGAATTTGTTCCATAAAGTCATATCCTGCTTTGGATTTGATAAATCAGAAATATCAGTTCTCATTACATTTCCTAAACTATTCATGCAGGCAGCCTTACCCGGTGCATAACAGACTACGCTTGGATTCCGTTCTTCCAGAGAGAATAATGAATACCGGTTTTTATAATCGACTCTGTAGCCCATAAAACTGTTTCCATTCTTTTTAACAAGCCAGTAATCATCATAACCAATCCAGAAATATTCGCCGTTATTGTTCAGCTTAAATAACTTTCCGCCGTACGACCATCCGTTATAAGGCTTATTATCTTTGTTTTCCGTCTTACAGAGCTGATTAAAAGTTTCAGTAACTTCTGCAAGACTGCTTTTGCTTTCATCAAAATCCTTAAAGCTGGTTAAAGCTGCGTCACTTTCAATCTTAAACTGTGCAACAGGTAAATATTCATCTGAATATTCCTCATAGAAGCTGATGATGTCTCCGTTAATGTTCACGACTATCCTTGTCCTGTAATAGTCGTATTCCTTTCCGAAAAGCTCATTCAGTAAATAGTCCTTATAACTGATGCTGACGTCATCATGAACCCTGCAGATCCTTATAAAATAATCTGTATGATATTTTTCAGTTGCATCATTATAAGATATTTTTTCATATCTATAGTAAAGATTCTGTGCTGAAGCCACAAAACCTGCAGCAAACAGTAAAGCCAGGACTAAAAACTTTTTCATAAAAACTCCTGTAAGTAATAATAAAATGCTTTTTCAAAAATTACTACTGATACGCCTGAGACTACGAGTATAAGCTCCTTTAATAATCCTGATAATTCTGCCCTAACCCTTCATGCTTATCTATAATTCTCTTGACATTCATAACACTGTTATGTAAATTAACTCTATAAGTTAGTTAACGCTAACTAAGGAGTAATAAATGTCTTCTTCCGTTAATTTAGAAAGTACAAAAGAATCTGCCGGTTCATCAGAATCAACCAGCAGAAAGAAAAAATCACCCCTGGCACAGCTTATAAATTTTGCAGGGAAATACAAAATACTTACCTTTACAGGCCTCTTTCTGTCTGCGGCAGCACAGATCTTCGGAATGGTTCCATTCATCTGTATCTGGCTTTCCAGCAAACGGTTTATTCATTTAAAGCATTTAAAGAAGCATAGGAGAAAACGAAACGGAAGTCCAGGCTGCCCTCTCCAGACTGCTCAAAGGGAAAACTGTACTGGTAATAGCACACCGTCTGAGAACAGTAGCAGCTGCAGATAAAATCGTTGTATTAAAAAACGGAAAAGTATGCGAAGAAGGAAGTCCAAAAGACTTACAAAAAAACAAGAAATCTGTTTTTACAAAAATGCTTAGTCTTCAGACAAAAGAAGAAACCTGGACCGTCTAGAATTTAATAATATACTTTTCGGGAATCATCATAAACTGATGATTTCCGGGAAGTATATTATTTAAATAAACTTTACATATTTATTAAAACTTTCTTGTATTGTTATAACAACGTGTTATAATTATTTTTATGCGCATACCTAGTTTTCTTAATAAAAATACTATAAAAATGTACGAGGGGGGGTATAAAACCTTCCTTTTTTTGGCAGTTCTTTTTTTAGGAACCTTTTCTTTTCTTTCTTGCAGTAGCGAATATACTTCAGAAGAGCCGGATAAATCAAACATTTCGTATACGGTAAACTTTGATGTAAACGGCGGAACCGGGGAATCCTCACAGCTCAAAACTATTACCGTTAAAGCCGGCACAATCATTAATCTTCCTGTAGTAGCAGACGACAATTCCGTCCCTCTCCTTACTCATGATGAAGGAAAAATGTTCGTTGCCTGGAATACAGATTCAAACGGACATGGAACAGGGTATTCAGATGGAACTTCACTTATAGTAACCAAAGATATAACTCTTTACGCCCAGTGGGCAATTCCCCATACCCTGACTTTCAATGCAAATAACGAAAGCGAAACTACCTGCACACTGACAGTTCCTGAGGATATTTCAATAAAACTTCCGGAATCTTCTTTTACAAATCCTGGCAAAGTTCTTGCTGAATGGAATACAGAATCAAACGGCACAGGTACTTCCTATACACCTGAAAGTGCAGCAACCTTTGCAGATGACACAACTCTTTACGCAATATGGAAAACTCCATGCACAATAACTTTCAATACAAACGGCGGAAATCAAATTGGAGATCAGATTGTTGCAGAAGGATACCGGGTACAAAAACCGGCTTCTCCAGAAAAAGACGGATACCGCTTTATGGGATGGTATTCAGATACTTCATTCGGTACAGAATTTGATTTTGAAACCCCTGTACTCTCAGATATGGAACTGTTTGCTTCATGGAAAAAAGTTATAACTATTTTCTATGATCCAAATAGTGGTGACGGAGAAATTCAAATCCAGACACTCCTTGAAGGGGAAGAAGTCACCCTCCTGGAAAATATTTTTACGCGCCCAGACTACGGTTTTGCCTGCTGGAATACTGCAAAGGATGGCTCCGGGGATCGCTATGATGACAAGGCAACTTTTATTCCGGAAGACAACATTACACTTTACGCACAGTGGGGAATGACCTGCACTATTTCTTTCAATAAAGGAAATGATAATGCAGAAGGCGAAATGGAAGAAATAAGTCTTCCTGCAGGTAGTTCAATTCAGCTTCCTGCAAGCACATTCTCCCTTGAAGGCTTTTACTGCTCTGGCTGGAATACAACCCTGGACGGAAGCGGTACTTCATATGCAAACGGTCAGACAATTATTCTTAACGAAACTACAACCCTCTACGCTCAGTGGAAAGAAGGAAGCGGAATCTTCTACTCAATAACAATTCCTTCAGTCGAACACGGCAGTGTAAGCTCAAACATGACCTCTGCAATGGCCGGAAGTTTCATTACCCTCACCCTCACTCCTGATGAAGATTACAAAGCTGGTTCTATCACAATTACCTGCGGAGAAGAAAACGTTCCCCTCACTGAAATTGAAGCCGGTAAAATCTGGCAATTTGCAATGCCTGATGGTGAAATCTCAATTTCAATTGATTTTGCACTAAAAGGCTGGAAAGTCCTGTATGACGAAAACATTATAAACGGATCTTTAAGCACAGACCGTGATTATTACCTTCCAGGTGAAGAGGCTGTAATTACCATTGTACCTGACGAAACTTACGCATATCGGGCAGAATCTCTGAGCGTAAAAAATTCAGATGGAGAAGAAATCGAAATAACGGAAGAAACTGGCGAAAACGGAATTTACTACACCTTTACAATGCCGACAGGAGATGTAACGGCATACGCAGAATTCGACAAGCTTCAGTGCAAGGTAAAATTTGCTTCTTCAATCACCGGCTGTGACGACATGCCTTCAGAAACACACGTAGACATGGGAACTCAGATAATCCTGCCTTCATGCACATATTTCTATTATGGAACTGGTTACACCTTCAGAAACTGGAACTCCGAAAGTGATGGAACAGGAGACACATATACTGCAGAAACAAGTTTGATTGTAAATGACGACATAACTTTCTGGGCACAATGCGATTCAGGTTACATTACTAGTGTTGCAGAACTCAGCACACTGCTTGGAAAGATAAAGGCACACAGCCTTACATCTGCAAAAATCATAATCACAGATGCAAAAACTTCGGACGTAACCGGATCTACGGCATCTTCAATAAGCCCTGTAGGACAGCACCTTGCTTCATATTCTTCAGTCAAAGTTGCACTTACGCTCAACCAGAACGCAAATCTTACTTCAATCGGAAATTACGCATTCTACTATAGAAGTAACCTTACTTCGGTAAGCATGCCATCAAATATTACATCAATCGGAGCTTATGCGTTCTATAATTGCAGTTATCTTACTTCAGCAAATCTTCCTGCTTCAGCAACAAGCATTGGTAATTATGCCTTCTACAATTGTTCATCACTTTCAGGCAGCATTTCAATTCCATCTGGCGTAAAAACTATTGGAAGTTATGCATTCTGTGGCTGTTCTTATATTACGTATGCTTCAGTTCCTTCAGGTGTTACAGCGATAAATGATTACACTTTCAGCGGCTGTTCAAGCATGACGGGCGTTTCTTTGCCGAGTGGAATTACAAGCATCGGAAGCTATGCCTTCTCGAACTGTAAGCTTTCTTCAATTACAATTCCAAATGGCACTAAAAGTATTGGAAGTCATGCATTTGACGGATGTTCATCAGCTTCAACGCTGGAGTTTGATTCTTCTAATACCTTAACAAGTTTAGGAAGCTATGCATTCTTTAACTGTTCAAAGCTTCAGACCGTTACTATTCCTTACACTGTAACAGCTTTAAATGAATATACTTTCAGCGGCTGTTCAAAGCTTACCGGTGTTGACTTTCCTTCAGGCATGACAACTATAGGTACCAGTGCATTCAAGAATTGTACAGCACTGTATAAAATTACGCTTCCTTCTTCGTTGACGGCAATCGGCGGTTCGGCTTTTGAAGGCTGTACTAAGCTGTATAGCGGCAACTCATTTCCTCTTACACTTCCATCTGCATTGAAGACAATAGGTGCTTCGGCTTTTAGAGGATGTAGTGCTAACTTTATGAAAATAACGATTCCAGCTTCGGTAACCAGCATAGGAAGTTCCGCATTCAGTGACTGTTCCGAGCTGACAACAATAAGCTTTGATTCAAGTTCAAAATTAACTGATCTTGGTGGCTATGCTTTTGAAAACTGTATCAAGCTGACCAAAGTATCAGTACCAGACAGCGTTACAAGCATGGGCTCTGCGATTTTCACAGGCTGCAAAGGACTCACGGAAATTTCTCTTCCGTTCCTGGGTACGAGTGAAAGTATGCCGATTTTCTTTGGTTCATTATTTGGAACTCAGTCATATACAGGCGGATCAAAAACTATACAGTATGGGGATATAGAAAATTCCAGTGATTCAAATACGTACTATATCCCAAATGTAAATACAGTTTCTGTCAGCAGGGGAAAGATCAGAAATGGCGCTTTCTCTGAATGTAACAATGTAACCGCAGTAAATTTAGGTAGTGGAGTTACAAGTATTGGAATCGGAGCGTTTTATGGAACTAATGTTTCTAAACTGATTATTCCAGACTCTGTAACTTACATGGGAAATGCTGCTTTTGGACACTGTCAGAGATTAACTTCTATTACATTGCCGTATCTTGATTATAACTTTGGATATTATTTTACAACAAAAGCTCCAACCGGCAGTGATGCAACATGGTATAGATCTATAGTTCAGAACACAAAAACTTATTACATAGATTCTAACCTTTCTACAATAACTATAAACAGTTTTAAAGATAATAAGATTCCTGATTATGCATTCCAGAATATGGGAAATACATACACATTCAACATTACAACAAATAAGGTAACTTATGTTGGAAAAAAAGCTTTTGCAAACGCTTATTCAAAATTTCCTTTACAGACATTCCTGAATAACGGTTATGTTACGACAATAGGCGAATATGCATTTACGGGAAATGAGGTTGTTAATTTAACAATTCCTTCGACTGTTACGGTTATTGGTGAAGGAGCCTTCTCTGCCTGTACAAAACTTGAATCCTATACAAGCCCATTCATAGGAGGAAAGAAATCCCCGGGAGTTTCAAGTTCTTATGACCTTTTGTTTGGTTATGTCTTTGGAACAGATTCTTATACAGGCGGAACGGCAGCAAGCCAGAGATATATTGATAATGGATCCTATAAAACTTATTACATTCCATCTGATCTTGTAAAGGTAAAATATACAGGAACCGGAATGATAAGGTATGGTACCTTTATGAATTGTACAACCTTAGAAAAAGTTCAATTTGATGATGCTACGTCTATTGGCAGCTATGCATTTTATGGATGTTCTTCATTGGGATATGATTCTACTCACCTTATAAGTATTACTGAAACCGTTACAAGTATTGGCGATTGTGCATTTAAGGACTGTACATCGTTGTATAACGTAACAATTGGAGAAAATGTCACAAGAATCGGTAAGGAATGTTTTACAGGCTGTTCAAAACTTGGAAAAGTATATTTTTATGCAGCTAAGCAAAACTGGTATTATACAACCAACTCTGATTATACAGGTGGAAGTAAATCTAAAGTCCTTAGTGGAGAATCTTACAAGCAGGACTGGGATAATTTTGCAAAATGCTTTAGAAGCGATAAAGACTGGCAGAAATATTTGTACTGGAAACAGCCGTAACTTTTTCTTAAAAAAAGAATCATAGCAGGCGTTGCGGGCGGCGCTTGAGCCCGCTAGAAGGGGTAGCAAAAGACCGCGGAGCGGGCTGGAGCGAGGGGAAGGCTTTCCCCTCCTGAATATAAAAACAATAAAAATATGGAGATTGTATGAAAAAAACAAAAGTTCTGCTCCTTGCAGTTGCAGGAGTACTTATGGCCGGAGGAGCGTTTTCTGAAGCTCCTTCTTCCAACACAAAAACAGTTACAGGCGGTCTTATTGAAGACGGTCTTGTTGATTCATTCGATACCGGAGTTGAGGGAAAAGACACACTTTTCTTCGGAAGCTACGGCATGAGTGACGGAACAATTCGCGCAGGATATGGAAAAAGATTCAGCCCGAAATTGTGGATATCGCTTTATGACGGCTGGTACATGAATGCAGGAACACAAACAGAAGAAACATCAAAAAAAGACAGCATTTCTTTAGACGGTGTAAATACAGACTACACTGACAGTTCAGCTTCTGCACAGGTAAGCGGAAACTCAAGGGTAAAAAATAATCTTGCCTTCAGTACTTACCTGAACAACAAAATCGGAGGAACCTTTTACTGGAATATAGATTCTTCAAACCTTCAGGGATATGCTGCAACAGACCCTACAGGCATGATTCAGGATAAAAGCGGAACAACTACAACAAAAGATTCTTCCGAAAATCATGAAGACGGAACTACTAGTCTGACTGAATATTCAACCCTTGAAAATAAGAAATCCGAAAACACTTTCGGAATAAATTTCAACGGTATTCAGACAAAGTACCTTATGGGCGAACGGAAACTTTATTTTAAGCTTAATACATTTCAGTTCACAAAGAGTTCCCGCTTCATTGACCTTGCATGGAACACAAAAACCACTCTGAACTCAAGCACAATTGACTCAAGTGAACAGCCGTCGTACAAAGGAACATATGATTACAATACTTACACCCCTTACCTTGAAGTTGAAACAGGTTTCAGTTTCAAAAAAATCTGGGATTGTGTAACTCCTCAGTTCACCTTAACTGAAGGTTTTCAGATGTCCTTCCGCTCAAACGAAAATACTTACACCTATTCAAAAAATACGGCAAACACTGCCCTCCTGAATACAAGACAGACAACTTCATTCAAGATGGATCAGGGCGACTATTCAAACTGGAAAAATACCCTTACACCAAGACTTGACTTTGATTTTGACCTGGGAGAAAACATAACCTTAAAGACCCGCGCACAGGCAGGAATATCTCTTTCAAACACTTTTACCGGGGCAGATAAATACACAACTATCACAACTACACGTACAAAAGATCTTACAAACGGCGATACCACAGTAACTAAGAAAACAACTACTTCAGGAGCTGCTTCAGAAACAGAAATCTTCACAACAACAGTTTCTCCAGAATTTGACCTCGGACTTGTCTACAGGGTAATTCCAGGCAAATTCAACATTAATATAGGCGTTTCAGCTTCAAGCGGTTCACTGGAATGGAAAAAGACCGTAAAGACCAACAGCAATATCCCGGAAACTTCAGTAACGACCTTCACAAATACAGCAGGCGAAACTACTGTAACAGGCAGAAGTTATACGGCAAAAAACGGGGACGGTGCAGGTAAAGACGATGCAGAAGAAGAAAAACAGACAAACTCATTCAGCGCTGCAACTCCGGATGCAACTGCAAGATTCGGATTTACATGGTTCCTCGGCGAAAAGGCACAGCTTGATTCATACATGATTTATGGAACTTCAGCCGGAACTACAAATCCGACATGGGCAATGAACATTATGTTCGCAGTAAAAATATAAACTGAAAGGAGAAAACGCTTATGAAAAAATATATTTTAGCACTTGGAATCACCTCGCTTATTTTTGCAAGCTGCAGTGACGTATATACAGGCGGAGATTTATCTGCTTCTTCTTCAGGATTTACAGGAGCAGAAGCAGAGGCAGCTTCATCGCAGGGAACAACAGTATCCGGACACGAAACTGCAAATTATGCAACATTCTCTCTTAACGGTTCAGACGAATTTTATTCAGGTTCAGATCCTTTACATATTACATCTATTACACAGGCTTCAGATGATACTGAACTTACGCTCACAATAAAAAGTTATGCCCGCCTCGATGAACAGACAATTCCAGAGGCAGTAAAATTCCAGGAAGTTGCAGCAAACACGACAGCTTCCATATGCGCACCGGAAAGAAAAACTGCACTTTCATACACAATTCTCGACATTACAAGCACCACTGAAAGCGGTTCTTCTTCGGACAGAAACGTCACCACAACAGTTGATTTCAAGGTAAACACAGAAAACGTTGAAAAAAATACGATTGCTCTCTTCATTGATGGAACAGCACTTAAAGACATCAGCGGAAAAACTATCGTAAATGCCAACCTCAACGAAAACTGCGGTGAAGAATCTGACAGTCTTGTACGCTATATTGCAATATCAGAAACCAGCTCAGGCTCTTCTACAATCTCCGTTTCCTTCTTATTCGGGGAAGACTTTTCTCCTGAACTTCCTTACAAAAATGCACTTTCAGTAACAGTCAACACTGATGCAAACGGAAAAATATATTTTAGAAGTGATTCCGCAGAGTGGGCAGATTATACTTCAGGAAGCGCCTCAGCAAAGTATAAAACTGACCTTGCTTCTACACTCAACCAACTGTATTCATTACAGACAAAAGCTCCGGGTTCCGTAATTTGGGTAGACTCCCCTCTTTCTTTTGAATACGATGATACAAACAAATACTATGAAACAACAAAAATTACATCTGAACCTGGAACCAGACATCGTCTTATAAAACATGTTCCTTCAAAAGTTTCAGGCCTCAAAGATGATACTTATGCTTCAGTTCAGTACGGGCACAGCGCCTGCCAGAATTACACTGATTCCTATACTGAATACGAAACACCATTCACTTCAACATATTTTGCAAATGAGCCTGAGTATATTATAACAAAAACCACTTTCGCAGTCGGAAGCTATGATTATGCGACAATTAAAACAGCACAGGCTTCACTACTGACAGTAACTCAGAAAGGCGACGGAAAATATGAAGTTACAGCCGGTACACTGGGAGAGCAGCTGAAATTCAGTTATTACGAAGACTTTATTGCAACCGATAATGAATACAACCTGATTCCCTGCACAGTTACACTCAAAAACGAAACGACTGTCATCCTCGAAATTAATAATACCTTTTATAAGGGTAGCCTGAACCTTTGGGCAGGAAAAGGTATAATAGTAACCGGCAATTCAATTAATGATGAAAATCATTTTGGAATATGGGAAGATCCTGAATACGGAAAAGCATCAGGCTACATAAAAATACGGTAATATAAAACCGTAATTATCGCTTTAAAAATATTCTGTTTGCGGCAAGGTACTGTAATTAATTCAAACACAGTACAACCGCAAACAGACCTCACTGTGGCAGTTCAAAAGAAGCGGGAACCTACCGAAGCCTATACATCTGAGCCCGGCTTTTTCAAATCCGCAATTCCCACTGATTTTGACCAAATGATATTCACTGCTTGCGATATTTTTTACTGTCTTTCTCCGATGCACCGGATAGAATCCCCGTGCCAAGACAGATAATT is a genomic window of Treponema rectale containing:
- a CDS encoding leucine-rich repeat protein, translating into MAVLFLGTFSFLSCSSEYTSEEPDKSNISYTVNFDVNGGTGESSQLKTITVKAGTIINLPVVADDNSVPLLTHDEGKMFVAWNTDSNGHGTGYSDGTSLIVTKDITLYAQWAIPHTLTFNANNESETTCTLTVPEDISIKLPESSFTNPGKVLAEWNTESNGTGTSYTPESAATFADDTTLYAIWKTPCTITFNTNGGNQIGDQIVAEGYRVQKPASPEKDGYRFMGWYSDTSFGTEFDFETPVLSDMELFASWKKVITIFYDPNSGDGEIQIQTLLEGEEVTLLENIFTRPDYGFACWNTAKDGSGDRYDDKATFIPEDNITLYAQWGMTCTISFNKGNDNAEGEMEEISLPAGSSIQLPASTFSLEGFYCSGWNTTLDGSGTSYANGQTIILNETTTLYAQWKEGSGIFYSITIPSVEHGSVSSNMTSAMAGSFITLTLTPDEDYKAGSITITCGEENVPLTEIEAGKIWQFAMPDGEISISIDFALKGWKVLYDENIINGSLSTDRDYYLPGEEAVITIVPDETYAYRAESLSVKNSDGEEIEITEETGENGIYYTFTMPTGDVTAYAEFDKLQCKVKFASSITGCDDMPSETHVDMGTQIILPSCTYFYYGTGYTFRNWNSESDGTGDTYTAETSLIVNDDITFWAQCDSGYITSVAELSTLLGKIKAHSLTSAKIIITDAKTSDVTGSTASSISPVGQHLASYSSVKVALTLNQNANLTSIGNYAFYYRSNLTSVSMPSNITSIGAYAFYNCSYLTSANLPASATSIGNYAFYNCSSLSGSISIPSGVKTIGSYAFCGCSYITYASVPSGVTAINDYTFSGCSSMTGVSLPSGITSIGSYAFSNCKLSSITIPNGTKSIGSHAFDGCSSASTLEFDSSNTLTSLGSYAFFNCSKLQTVTIPYTVTALNEYTFSGCSKLTGVDFPSGMTTIGTSAFKNCTALYKITLPSSLTAIGGSAFEGCTKLYSGNSFPLTLPSALKTIGASAFRGCSANFMKITIPASVTSIGSSAFSDCSELTTISFDSSSKLTDLGGYAFENCIKLTKVSVPDSVTSMGSAIFTGCKGLTEISLPFLGTSESMPIFFGSLFGTQSYTGGSKTIQYGDIENSSDSNTYYIPNVNTVSVSRGKIRNGAFSECNNVTAVNLGSGVTSIGIGAFYGTNVSKLIIPDSVTYMGNAAFGHCQRLTSITLPYLDYNFGYYFTTKAPTGSDATWYRSIVQNTKTYYIDSNLSTITINSFKDNKIPDYAFQNMGNTYTFNITTNKVTYVGKKAFANAYSKFPLQTFLNNGYVTTIGEYAFTGNEVVNLTIPSTVTVIGEGAFSACTKLESYTSPFIGGKKSPGVSSSYDLLFGYVFGTDSYTGGTAASQRYIDNGSYKTYYIPSDLVKVKYTGTGMIRYGTFMNCTTLEKVQFDDATSIGSYAFYGCSSLGYDSTHLISITETVTSIGDCAFKDCTSLYNVTIGENVTRIGKECFTGCSKLGKVYFYAAKQNWYYTTNSDYTGGSKSKVLSGESYKQDWDNFAKCFRSDKDWQKYLYWKQP
- a CDS encoding TDE2508 family outer membrane beta-barrel protein; its protein translation is MKKTKVLLLAVAGVLMAGGAFSEAPSSNTKTVTGGLIEDGLVDSFDTGVEGKDTLFFGSYGMSDGTIRAGYGKRFSPKLWISLYDGWYMNAGTQTEETSKKDSISLDGVNTDYTDSSASAQVSGNSRVKNNLAFSTYLNNKIGGTFYWNIDSSNLQGYAATDPTGMIQDKSGTTTTKDSSENHEDGTTSLTEYSTLENKKSENTFGINFNGIQTKYLMGERKLYFKLNTFQFTKSSRFIDLAWNTKTTLNSSTIDSSEQPSYKGTYDYNTYTPYLEVETGFSFKKIWDCVTPQFTLTEGFQMSFRSNENTYTYSKNTANTALLNTRQTTSFKMDQGDYSNWKNTLTPRLDFDFDLGENITLKTRAQAGISLSNTFTGADKYTTITTTRTKDLTNGDTTVTKKTTTSGAASETEIFTTTVSPEFDLGLVYRVIPGKFNINIGVSASSGSLEWKKTVKTNSNIPETSVTTFTNTAGETTVTGRSYTAKNGDGAGKDDAEEEKQTNSFSAATPDATARFGFTWFLGEKAQLDSYMIYGTSAGTTNPTWAMNIMFAVKI